The following coding sequences lie in one Niabella agricola genomic window:
- a CDS encoding cation-translocating P-type ATPase: MSTSTTEKFIPAKRYNTIAFALMVVGVIAAISLFVTTGGEGDHDNRARFWASLLQNSVYFLLVVNAAMFFMCATTLAWGGWQIAFTRVTEAIASCVPVIGVIAMVILLALCFGDHHTIYHWTDAEHVAHDPVLQHKSGFLSKGFFATVTVLTVVLWSFLGWKMRQMSLKTDEGEIVSTLEKRKKFVWNNTVMAALYIVVFALTVMSSVPWLWIMSIDAHWYSTMFSWYNFASTFVAGMSLIALYVVFLKNNGYLPLVNKEHLHDLGKFIFAFSIFWTYLWFAQFMLIWYANIPEETVYFKPRAEGIYSAIFWMMLIINFVAPILIFMSRDSKRNYTIVTIVAVLVIFGHWLDFFQMVFPAVSPNKVPMILFDMGIGLGFVGIIMFVTGKTLSKHSLTARNHPFVKEAVIHHT, translated from the coding sequence ATGTCAACGTCAACTACGGAAAAATTCATACCTGCAAAAAGATATAACACGATAGCGTTCGCGTTAATGGTGGTGGGTGTCATCGCAGCGATTTCCCTGTTTGTGACAACTGGAGGCGAGGGGGATCACGATAATCGTGCACGCTTTTGGGCCAGTTTGCTCCAGAACAGCGTATACTTCCTGCTGGTAGTAAATGCGGCTATGTTCTTTATGTGTGCTACCACCCTGGCTTGGGGCGGATGGCAGATCGCTTTTACCCGTGTTACCGAAGCCATTGCTTCCTGTGTACCGGTAATCGGCGTAATTGCCATGGTGATTTTACTGGCGTTGTGTTTTGGAGATCATCATACCATTTATCACTGGACGGATGCGGAGCATGTTGCTCACGACCCCGTTTTACAGCATAAAAGCGGTTTCCTGAGTAAGGGCTTTTTTGCAACGGTTACTGTTCTTACTGTTGTATTATGGTCATTCTTGGGTTGGAAAATGCGCCAGATGTCTTTAAAAACTGATGAAGGAGAAATAGTAAGTACGCTGGAGAAAAGAAAGAAATTTGTTTGGAACAACACCGTAATGGCAGCCCTGTACATCGTGGTATTTGCATTAACCGTTATGTCTTCTGTTCCCTGGCTGTGGATTATGAGTATTGATGCACACTGGTACAGCACCATGTTTAGCTGGTATAACTTTGCCAGCACTTTTGTAGCCGGTATGTCGCTCATCGCCCTGTATGTGGTATTCCTAAAGAACAATGGCTACCTGCCCCTGGTAAATAAAGAGCACCTGCACGATCTGGGTAAGTTCATTTTTGCCTTTTCCATTTTCTGGACCTATTTGTGGTTTGCCCAGTTCATGCTGATCTGGTATGCAAACATTCCTGAGGAAACCGTATACTTTAAACCCAGAGCAGAAGGTATTTACAGCGCTATTTTCTGGATGATGCTGATTATCAACTTTGTAGCCCCGATTCTCATCTTCATGAGCCGGGACTCTAAAAGAAATTATACCATTGTCACAATTGTGGCTGTACTTGTGATCTTCGGGCACTGGCTCGACTTTTTCCAGATGGTATTCCCTGCAGTGTCGCCCAATAAAGTACCAATGATCCTGTTTGATATGGGAATCGGGCTGGGTTTTGTGGGTATCATTATGTTTGTGACCGGCAAAACCTTAAGCAAACATTCTTTAACCGCACGGAACCATCCGTTTGTAAAAGAAGCAGTGATTCACCATACTTAA
- a CDS encoding c-type cytochrome gives MNKYIFIATVAFSAIAAGCGADSNPGRSYMPDMTYSRAYETYASTADLEKEGVFYNRKPVPGTVARGEDAEFAFNLPHDSIGYAQSAQLKNPLDSAGTKIDMKEAERLYLVNCGICHGAKLDGNGPLFNGGEGPYTAAPKDFMAADMKALPAGTMFYSVTYGKGQMGSYASQLSPKQRWEIITFIKSKQGGGAAASGAAADSTKTAGAAVAADATAKK, from the coding sequence ATGAATAAATATATATTTATAGCAACGGTGGCTTTTAGCGCAATAGCGGCAGGTTGCGGAGCGGATAGTAACCCAGGTCGTTCATACATGCCGGACATGACCTATAGCAGGGCCTATGAAACCTATGCTTCCACCGCCGATCTGGAAAAGGAAGGTGTTTTCTACAATCGCAAGCCGGTGCCCGGTACGGTGGCAAGAGGCGAGGATGCGGAGTTTGCGTTTAACCTGCCGCATGATTCGATAGGATATGCGCAGTCGGCGCAACTGAAAAATCCCCTGGATTCTGCTGGTACTAAAATCGATATGAAGGAAGCGGAACGCTTGTACCTGGTAAACTGCGGCATCTGCCATGGGGCAAAACTGGATGGCAACGGACCCCTCTTCAATGGTGGTGAAGGACCTTATACCGCAGCGCCAAAGGATTTTATGGCTGCAGATATGAAGGCGCTTCCTGCCGGTACGATGTTTTATTCCGTTACTTATGGTAAAGGACAGATGGGAAGTTACGCTTCTCAGCTGAGCCCTAAACAAAGATGGGAGATTATCACATTTATCAAGTCTAAGCAGGGGGGAGGTGCCGCTGCTTCAGGAGCCGCAGCTGACAGCACAAAAACAGCCGGAGCAGCAGTGGCGGCAGATGCAACAGCAAAAAAATAA
- a CDS encoding DUF3341 domain-containing protein, with the protein MAIKKFITGNFYEEAVLFPAVKKVRRAGYKIHDVYTPFPIHGLDKELGMKDTDLHIAGFIYGITGTTTAISFITWALARDWQINFGGKPFFSLPAWIPIMFELTVLFSAVGMVLTFCWLCQLAPFVKKDHFNPRSTDDTFVMAVECTDKTNEAEAIAFLKEAGAQDVQVQSRETGWWFGRYDRETVRFGKKVAAV; encoded by the coding sequence ATGGCCATCAAGAAGTTTATTACAGGCAATTTTTACGAGGAAGCGGTACTTTTTCCTGCAGTGAAGAAAGTGCGTCGCGCCGGTTATAAGATACATGATGTGTATACGCCCTTCCCCATCCATGGTTTAGACAAGGAACTGGGAATGAAAGATACGGACCTGCACATTGCCGGTTTTATATATGGTATTACCGGTACCACTACCGCGATCAGCTTTATTACCTGGGCGCTGGCGCGCGACTGGCAGATCAATTTTGGAGGCAAACCCTTCTTTTCGCTGCCGGCCTGGATTCCGATCATGTTTGAGCTGACGGTGTTGTTCTCCGCAGTTGGAATGGTGTTGACTTTTTGCTGGCTTTGCCAGTTGGCGCCTTTTGTAAAAAAGGATCATTTTAACCCGCGCAGTACGGATGACACGTTTGTAATGGCTGTTGAATGTACCGATAAAACCAACGAAGCGGAAGCGATCGCATTTCTGAAAGAGGCTGGTGCACAGGATGTACAGGTGCAAAGCCGCGAAACCGGATGGTGGTTTGGCCGTTACGACCGGGAAACAGTTCGTTTTGGTAAAAAAGTAGCTGCAGTATAA
- the nrfD gene encoding NrfD/PsrC family molybdoenzyme membrane anchor subunit has protein sequence MSLNRYESQVRGPLVEGSKDYHQITEDICRPVEATPSKLWWVGFIISVGLLIFGIVSVTMEVMYGTGQWNLNKTIGWGWDITNFVWWVGIGHAGTLISAILLLFRQGWRTGVNRAAEAMTIFAVMCAGQFPIWHMGRVWNAFFVMPYPNTRGPLWVNFNSPLLWDVFAISTYFTVSLLFWYCGLLPDLATLRDRAKLKWRKLFYGMASFGWTGSTKHWQRHEALSLVLAGLSTPLVLSVHTIVSFDFATSVIPGWHTTIFPPYFVAGAVFSGFAMVQTLLLITRKVLGLEEYITMEHIDVMNKVIVLTGSIVGIAYLTELFIAWYSHVEYEWFAFRENRVNLSSPYGWSYYLMMGCNVLSPQIFWFKKMRRNLLVTFFMSILVNIGMWFERFVIIVTSIYRDYLPSSWSTYYTPTIWEIGFYMGTFGLFFTCYFLFSKFFPVIAIAEIKHILKRSGDNFKEQMEKDENESLEAFEHANAHH, from the coding sequence ATGTCACTAAACAGATACGAATCGCAAGTACGGGGACCATTGGTGGAAGGAAGCAAGGACTATCACCAGATTACAGAAGATATATGTCGTCCTGTGGAGGCCACTCCAAGTAAGCTTTGGTGGGTGGGATTTATCATCTCCGTCGGATTATTAATATTTGGTATTGTTTCCGTTACCATGGAGGTGATGTATGGTACCGGCCAGTGGAACCTGAATAAAACCATTGGTTGGGGCTGGGATATCACCAACTTCGTATGGTGGGTGGGTATTGGTCACGCAGGAACCCTGATCTCGGCGATCCTCTTACTGTTCCGCCAGGGATGGCGAACCGGGGTAAACCGTGCTGCGGAAGCCATGACGATCTTTGCGGTGATGTGCGCAGGACAGTTTCCGATCTGGCACATGGGCCGTGTATGGAACGCCTTCTTCGTAATGCCTTACCCCAATACCCGGGGTCCGCTGTGGGTGAACTTTAACTCCCCACTGCTTTGGGACGTATTTGCGATCTCTACGTACTTTACCGTTTCGCTCCTGTTCTGGTATTGCGGTCTGTTACCTGACCTGGCTACATTAAGAGATCGGGCCAAATTAAAATGGCGTAAATTATTTTATGGTATGGCTTCTTTCGGATGGACGGGAAGCACCAAGCACTGGCAGCGTCATGAGGCACTGTCACTCGTATTAGCCGGTTTAAGTACCCCCCTGGTACTTTCGGTACACACCATCGTATCGTTCGACTTTGCTACATCGGTAATTCCCGGATGGCACACCACGATCTTTCCGCCCTATTTCGTTGCGGGTGCGGTATTCTCCGGTTTTGCAATGGTACAAACCCTGCTGCTCATTACCCGTAAGGTACTGGGGCTGGAAGAATACATCACCATGGAGCACATCGATGTAATGAACAAGGTAATTGTATTGACGGGATCGATTGTGGGGATCGCCTATTTAACAGAGTTGTTTATTGCATGGTACAGCCATGTGGAGTATGAGTGGTTCGCATTCCGTGAAAATCGGGTAAACCTCAGCAGTCCTTACGGATGGAGTTATTATCTGATGATGGGATGTAACGTATTGTCTCCGCAGATCTTCTGGTTTAAGAAAATGCGCCGCAACCTGCTGGTGACCTTCTTTATGAGTATCCTGGTAAATATCGGTATGTGGTTCGAGCGTTTTGTGATCATCGTTACCTCTATCTACCGCGATTACCTGCCCAGCTCCTGGAGTACATACTATACACCTACCATCTGGGAAATCGGGTTCTATATGGGTACATTCGGACTGTTCTTTACCTGTTACTTCCTCTTCTCTAAATTCTTCCCGGTTATTGCCATTGCGGAGATCAAGCATATCCTGAAACGCAGTGGTGACAATTTCAAAGAGCAGATGGAGAAAGACGAGAACGAATCGCTGGAAGCATTCGAACATGCGAATGCACACCATTAG
- a CDS encoding TAT-variant-translocated molybdopterin oxidoreductase: MSNKYWQGFGELNDSEKFQKRVQDEFRDELPFEDFDSKGLMDAKAPRRDFLKYLGFSTAAATLAASCKTKVREAIPYGNKPDNLVPGEAKYYATTFTQGGDAVPVIAKVRDGRPIKIEGNDYLSATNGGTSARVQASVLDLYDMHRLRFPQRKVGNKFEESMYDVLDKAIAADLAAASSVVLLTSSINSPSTLDIIAKNPKIRLVQYDAVSYNGILLANEASGFGRKIPSYKFDQAAVIVSLGADFLGTWLNSEENAAGYAKGRRIDEKNPVMNKHYQFESFLSLTGSNADERFTHRPSQTGAVALALLAAVGGGVTAPAIADAKLNAGIAKVAGELKAAAGKGLVVCGSNDVNIQIVVNAINNAIGAYGTTIDWSRADQSRKGTDKEFADLLAQMEAGQVDALLIHEANPVYDYFDGKRFANTLSKIKTTVSFGYRMDETTELCKYILPSPHYLESWGDAEPKTGVYSFIQPTIFPLFKTRPFQTSLLKWSGSAEDYDTYVKNYWHQKAGSETAYHKALENGVLEEAASGSGTFNGGAVAAAATAIAAHPAGGKDELVLYEKVSIGPGYGAVNPWLQELPDAVSKANWGSYALISIPKAKELGIVTDVDYEYYPDKPVIKISDGKHTIEVPILVTPGMNANTIAVAIGYGRGEKLGRTAAGVGVNVFPFASMAKDGSGINYFAANVTVSNTGRKEKVAQTQIHNSYEGRVEVVRETSLATYRQKPNEVLDFRKKLVENYAKNTGDFRKEATLYGDHEKPGIKWGMNIDMNACTGCSACVVACHAENNVPVVGKSEVLRYHDMHWLRIDRYFVSDEKDPDNLKGVVFQPMLCQHCDNAPCENVCPVAATNHSSEGINQMAYNRCIGTRYCANNCPFKVRRFNWADYTGADSFPNNQDQKLVGVLDPVVHQMNDAVSRMVLNPDVTVRSRGVMEKCSFCIQRLQHAKLDAKKENRPLKDGEAKTACQQACATNAIVFGDARDMHSAISQVRLNNPQRLFYSLEQLHVLPNVSYFSKIRNTDEIIGGNAHGAEGHGAESGHGENHGATVPAAEKHEEAAHH, from the coding sequence ATGAGCAATAAATACTGGCAGGGTTTCGGCGAATTAAATGATTCCGAAAAGTTTCAAAAGCGGGTTCAGGATGAGTTTCGTGATGAACTCCCTTTTGAAGATTTTGACAGTAAAGGTTTAATGGATGCAAAGGCACCCAGAAGAGATTTCTTAAAATACCTGGGTTTCAGTACTGCTGCGGCAACACTGGCAGCAAGCTGTAAAACCAAAGTACGGGAAGCCATTCCTTACGGAAACAAACCCGATAACCTGGTGCCGGGTGAAGCGAAGTATTATGCGACCACCTTTACACAGGGTGGGGATGCGGTTCCGGTGATTGCAAAAGTGCGCGATGGCCGCCCGATCAAAATAGAAGGAAACGACTATCTTTCTGCAACCAATGGCGGTACTTCGGCCCGGGTGCAGGCTTCAGTGCTGGATCTTTATGATATGCACCGGCTGCGTTTCCCGCAACGTAAAGTGGGCAATAAGTTTGAGGAAAGCATGTACGATGTGCTGGATAAGGCCATTGCTGCGGACCTGGCTGCTGCCAGTTCGGTGGTGCTGTTAACGAGCTCCATCAATTCCCCGTCCACACTGGACATTATTGCAAAAAATCCCAAGATCCGCCTGGTTCAATACGACGCAGTAAGTTATAATGGTATCCTCCTGGCCAATGAAGCATCGGGCTTTGGACGAAAAATACCCTCTTATAAATTTGATCAGGCGGCTGTAATTGTAAGCCTGGGTGCCGATTTCCTGGGTACCTGGCTGAACAGTGAAGAAAACGCTGCGGGCTATGCCAAGGGCAGAAGAATCGACGAAAAGAACCCGGTAATGAACAAACACTATCAGTTTGAATCATTCCTGAGCTTAACCGGCTCCAATGCCGACGAGCGCTTTACCCATCGTCCTTCTCAAACCGGTGCCGTGGCCCTGGCCTTACTGGCGGCTGTTGGCGGTGGTGTTACCGCTCCTGCAATTGCAGATGCCAAGCTGAATGCCGGCATTGCCAAAGTAGCGGGTGAGCTGAAGGCGGCTGCGGGTAAAGGCCTGGTGGTTTGTGGCAGCAACGACGTAAACATCCAGATTGTGGTAAATGCCATCAACAACGCCATCGGCGCTTATGGTACTACCATCGACTGGTCAAGAGCCGACCAGTCCCGCAAAGGAACCGATAAAGAATTTGCAGACCTGCTGGCGCAGATGGAAGCCGGACAGGTAGATGCCCTGCTGATCCATGAAGCCAATCCTGTTTACGATTATTTCGATGGCAAGCGCTTTGCCAATACCTTATCAAAAATCAAGACCACGGTTTCTTTTGGATATCGTATGGACGAAACCACAGAACTGTGTAAATACATCCTGCCTTCACCCCATTATTTGGAAAGCTGGGGTGATGCGGAACCCAAGACCGGCGTTTACAGCTTTATTCAGCCTACAATTTTCCCGTTATTCAAAACCCGTCCTTTCCAGACTTCTTTATTGAAATGGAGCGGCAGCGCAGAAGATTATGATACGTATGTTAAAAACTACTGGCACCAGAAAGCCGGCAGTGAAACGGCCTATCATAAAGCCCTGGAAAACGGCGTACTGGAAGAGGCCGCCAGCGGTTCGGGTACATTTAACGGAGGGGCAGTGGCTGCAGCGGCTACTGCTATTGCGGCACACCCTGCTGGTGGAAAAGATGAACTGGTGCTGTATGAAAAAGTATCTATCGGACCGGGCTACGGTGCCGTAAACCCCTGGTTACAGGAATTGCCGGATGCGGTTTCAAAGGCCAACTGGGGCAGCTATGCACTGATCTCCATACCCAAGGCCAAAGAGCTGGGGATTGTAACCGATGTGGATTATGAATATTACCCGGACAAGCCGGTGATTAAAATAAGTGATGGCAAGCACACGATCGAAGTGCCGATCCTTGTTACGCCGGGCATGAATGCCAATACCATTGCAGTAGCAATCGGTTATGGCCGCGGCGAAAAGCTGGGCAGAACCGCTGCCGGCGTAGGTGTGAATGTATTTCCTTTTGCATCGATGGCAAAAGACGGAAGCGGCATTAATTACTTTGCTGCCAACGTAACGGTTTCCAATACCGGCAGAAAAGAGAAGGTGGCGCAAACGCAGATCCATAATTCCTATGAAGGACGTGTGGAAGTGGTGCGTGAAACCAGCCTGGCTACTTATCGCCAGAAACCCAATGAGGTATTGGATTTCCGTAAAAAACTGGTTGAGAATTACGCAAAAAATACCGGTGATTTCAGAAAAGAAGCTACCCTTTATGGTGATCACGAGAAACCCGGCATCAAGTGGGGGATGAATATCGACATGAATGCCTGCACCGGCTGTAGCGCCTGTGTGGTTGCCTGTCATGCTGAAAATAACGTACCCGTAGTAGGAAAGAGCGAAGTATTGCGCTACCATGATATGCACTGGCTGCGCATCGACCGGTACTTTGTGAGTGATGAAAAAGATCCCGATAACCTGAAAGGGGTGGTATTCCAGCCAATGCTTTGTCAGCATTGCGACAATGCTCCCTGTGAGAACGTTTGTCCGGTGGCAGCCACCAACCACAGCTCGGAAGGGATCAACCAGATGGCATACAACCGTTGTATCGGTACCCGTTACTGCGCGAATAACTGTCCGTTTAAAGTACGGCGCTTTAACTGGGCCGACTATACCGGTGCGGATTCTTTCCCGAACAACCAGGATCAGAAACTGGTAGGCGTGCTGGATCCGGTGGTACACCAGATGAACGATGCCGTAAGCCGCATGGTGCTGAACCCGGATGTTACGGTACGTTCCAGAGGGGTAATGGAGAAATGTTCGTTCTGTATCCAGCGCCTGCAGCATGCAAAACTGGATGCGAAGAAAGAAAACCGTCCGCTGAAAGACGGCGAAGCAAAAACCGCCTGTCAGCAGGCTTGTGCTACCAATGCGATCGTATTTGGTGATGCAAGAGATATGCACAGCGCCATCAGCCAGGTACGCTTAAACAACCCGCAGCGTTTGTTTTACTCGCTGGAGCAACTGCACGTACTGCCGAATGTAAGCTACTTCTCCAAAATCCGGAATACGGATGAGATCATCGGAGGTAATGCGCATGGAGCAGAAGGACATGGAGCGGAGAGCGGTCATGGCGAAAATCATGGAGCAACAGTGCCGGCGGCAGAAAAGCACGAAGAAGCGGCACATCATTAA
- a CDS encoding c-type cytochrome, with translation MTISKYIINRFFLIILTLFTLSRFNSIAAQDADGKQLFISKCQSCHSGDMKTDMTGPPLFGVEGQWEDKSKLHEWIRNNQKLIASGYPKAVEVSKLKPTAMQTFPDLTDPQIDAILKYIDDKGSGKLDAGKGGGTGTAEKAAGESDSSQHPLLYGIITLILALAALILIFVNKNLRKISDDTEGKKTPEAVPFLQNKIYLATAAILLFIIGGYFTTKAMINMNRQKNYEPKQPIFYSHKVHAGINQINCLYCHGNAWESKTAAVPSVNVCMNCHKTIQKYNGPELKDKNGNPVDGTAEIAKLYQYAGFDPQNPDAWDPNKAKPIDWVKIHNLPDHVYFNHSQHVRVGNVQCQTCHGEITQMDEVHQFAELSMGWCVNCHRQTKVNFNVDSTSGNQFYSIYEKFHNDIKSGKMDSVTVKDIGGLECQKCHY, from the coding sequence ATGACTATTTCTAAGTATATAATTAATCGATTCTTCTTAATTATACTAACGCTTTTCACTCTTTCCAGGTTTAATTCAATTGCCGCACAGGACGCCGATGGTAAACAATTGTTTATCAGCAAGTGTCAAAGCTGTCACTCCGGTGATATGAAAACCGATATGACCGGTCCGCCCCTGTTTGGTGTGGAAGGTCAGTGGGAAGACAAAAGCAAGCTGCATGAGTGGATCCGGAATAACCAGAAGCTGATCGCCTCCGGCTATCCCAAAGCCGTGGAAGTTTCAAAGCTGAAACCTACGGCGATGCAGACCTTTCCTGATCTTACTGATCCTCAGATAGATGCGATTTTAAAATACATCGATGACAAAGGAAGTGGCAAACTGGATGCCGGAAAAGGCGGAGGCACTGGTACAGCGGAAAAAGCAGCCGGTGAAAGCGATTCCAGCCAGCATCCTTTATTATATGGTATCATTACCCTGATCCTGGCCCTGGCGGCGCTGATCCTGATCTTTGTAAACAAGAACCTGAGAAAGATCTCTGACGATACCGAAGGCAAAAAAACGCCGGAAGCCGTTCCCTTCTTGCAAAATAAGATTTATCTGGCTACGGCTGCTATCCTGCTGTTCATCATTGGCGGTTACTTTACTACAAAGGCGATGATCAACATGAACCGGCAGAAAAATTATGAGCCCAAACAGCCGATCTTCTATTCGCACAAAGTGCATGCAGGCATCAACCAGATCAACTGTTTATACTGTCACGGTAACGCGTGGGAAAGTAAGACGGCTGCCGTGCCTTCTGTAAACGTGTGTATGAACTGTCACAAAACCATCCAGAAATACAATGGTCCTGAGCTGAAAGATAAAAATGGCAATCCGGTAGATGGTACCGCAGAAATTGCAAAACTGTACCAATATGCAGGCTTTGATCCTCAAAATCCCGATGCATGGGATCCGAATAAGGCAAAACCGATCGATTGGGTAAAGATCCACAATCTTCCCGACCATGTTTACTTTAACCATAGCCAGCACGTAAGAGTGGGCAATGTACAGTGCCAGACCTGTCACGGGGAGATCACCCAGATGGATGAAGTGCACCAGTTTGCTGAGCTGAGCATGGGTTGGTGCGTAAACTGTCACCGTCAGACCAAAGTAAACTTTAACGTGGATTCTACGAGCGGCAACCAGTTTTACAGTATTTACGAGAAGTTCCATAACGACATCAAATCAGGTAAAATGGACAGCGTGACCGTGAAAGATATTGGAGGACTGGAGTGCCAGAAGTGTCACTATTAA
- the purN gene encoding phosphoribosylglycinamide formyltransferase, translating to MKKKIAIFASGAGSNAQKLIDYFRNHAFASVSLIVCNKPGAGVTHIAEAEGIELLLTDRLSLQSAEFPQKLLEKGIDFIILAGFLLKIPGSLIEAFPQHIINIHPALLPKYGGKGMYGHFVHEAVIAAGEKESGITIHFVDEHYDHGATIFQTTCPISASDTPESLAQKIHFLEHQHFAPVVEQLVMNSQSATLYNK from the coding sequence ATGAAAAAGAAGATCGCCATTTTTGCCAGCGGGGCTGGCTCCAATGCACAGAAGCTGATAGATTATTTCCGGAATCATGCATTTGCCAGCGTTTCCCTGATTGTATGCAATAAACCCGGAGCGGGAGTTACCCATATTGCGGAAGCCGAGGGGATCGAGTTGCTTCTTACCGACCGGTTGTCGCTCCAATCGGCTGAATTTCCTCAAAAATTGCTCGAAAAAGGCATAGATTTCATCATTTTGGCCGGTTTTCTGTTAAAAATTCCCGGATCTCTGATTGAAGCCTTTCCGCAACATATTATTAATATACACCCGGCGCTTTTGCCCAAATACGGGGGAAAGGGTATGTATGGACATTTTGTACATGAAGCCGTTATTGCCGCCGGGGAAAAGGAAAGCGGCATCACCATTCATTTTGTTGATGAGCATTATGACCATGGTGCTACCATTTTCCAAACCACCTGCCCGATATCAGCATCCGATACCCCCGAATCGCTGGCCCAAAAAATCCATTTCCTCGAACACCAGCATTTTGCGCCGGTGGTGGAACAGCTGGTGATGAATAGTCAATCTGCCACTTTATATAATAAATAA
- a CDS encoding DUF4998 domain-containing protein has translation MKRLLNYVLFVGTITISLLGCTRSDEYYGDYLKQGEVYYPGRIDSLSIIPGDRRAILRFRMTTDPKISFFKAFVRNSLSSNQTVLRFPVAATDYGKIKEYPLDNLDESTYSIDIRTYASDTDSSRAVTTSQFIYGQSYANTLTNRSFLKFAAPDTIITVPSAVFAREPNLPRPGNFYPMQYTEVVYINTSGAEVSVKITPYEEFALLGNIKNPSTIKYRTVYKPMAAVIDFFYTPFKEAQYPK, from the coding sequence ATGAAAAGATTATTGAACTATGTTCTGTTTGTTGGTACAATAACAATATCCCTGCTCGGCTGTACGCGTTCGGATGAGTACTACGGCGACTATCTGAAACAGGGAGAGGTGTATTACCCGGGGCGGATTGATTCCTTGTCAATCATCCCGGGAGACCGGAGGGCCATCCTCAGATTCCGGATGACCACCGATCCCAAGATTTCGTTTTTTAAAGCCTTTGTGAGGAACAGTCTTTCTTCAAACCAAACGGTTCTCCGGTTTCCTGTAGCTGCAACCGATTATGGTAAAATCAAAGAGTATCCGCTCGACAACCTGGATGAGTCGACCTATTCTATCGATATCCGCACTTATGCCAGTGATACCGATAGTTCAAGAGCTGTTACAACAAGCCAGTTCATTTACGGGCAGAGCTACGCCAATACGCTTACAAACCGGTCTTTCCTGAAATTTGCGGCGCCGGATACAATCATAACAGTACCTTCTGCAGTTTTTGCCAGGGAGCCTAACCTGCCAAGGCCGGGCAATTTTTATCCCATGCAGTATACAGAGGTGGTGTATATAAATACCTCCGGGGCTGAAGTATCGGTGAAAATTACCCCTTATGAGGAATTTGCCTTATTAGGAAATATCAAAAATCCCAGTACGATTAAATACCGGACGGTATATAAACCTATGGCTGCTGTGATCGATTTTTTCTATACGCCATTTAAGGAAGCGCAATATCCCAAATAA